Part of the Anopheles coluzzii chromosome 3, AcolN3, whole genome shotgun sequence genome is shown below.
ATTGTATTGTAGTTGCTGGACGAATTGTAATTATTCCCACCTCCATCCTTCTCATCCCCCATATACATagatacatacatacatatatgtATAGATCGGAACGATCCAACTAGTGTCATTGAAGTCCTTGCCGTATTTAAACAAAAGAAACTCTGATTAAGCTTCACGAGACTTTACAACACGCAAGCTCTGTAACGAGTGTGTCCTGATGATGAAGATGTGTGAgtctttttgtttgaaaatcttACGTTAATGGTCCGTTATTTTTCGATGCCCATTCCGCACTGGCTGGGCAGCGGTGCGTCGTGCGCCCAAAGCAAAGAATCGCTTGGGAAGAGATCAGGAGCatgatgaaacaaaacaagataaataaaagaagGATAAAACACACTGTAAAGAGAGAAGGGTACAAGGGGATAGCGAgggggaggagagagagagagagagtatgatGTGGacaatgaaaaatgaacaaataaaacaatatacaAACCAACCAATGCAAAGTTAATCACACTGTTCGATACACTGTTGCAAAAGCATAAATCACTGCTCTACACTTTCCCTTCTGTTTTGGGATGCTTCCGTTCCGAAACATCCAGatccttttttgttaattataaTGGAAAAAGCTgagaaaaatatgaaagaaaAGGATTGTTGATTGAGTTGGATCGTGTTTTCGGCGATGCGAAGGTAAGATAACATGATTAACGTGTTCGCTTAATGCTGGTTAGCAGGAGAGCCGTTTCATTCAACAAAAGAAGTATTTCTTGCGATTATTTCACTCAATCAACGTGAATGCTAATAAAGCGTGAATTTCTATTACCGCTAAGTGGTGCTGCTCGTCCCTTTCTTATACCGGCACCCGCGCTGCAAGAAGTTAGTCTAGAGTAAAACTTTGGTTTTAACGCCATAAAGCACCACTCTCGAGGCGTGCGAAATGGATCTCGAGTGAAAGAGTTTGTCGGGATGAGCGATATAAAGACAAAAGTTGGTCCACTTCCAGCAGCATGATCTTGTACGATAAGAAGCTTTCGAGAGCATCTGGAAGCGCTTTCAAGGAAGCATCCATCCACGGGTGCATTGTCATCTGCTATGAAGCTTAAGAAAACTCTGCAGTAAAATGGGATTTGAATAATATCACACTTAAATTTCTGTTCATTTTGAATATGAAGTACTTTAaatggttttatgtttttaaacaaTAGCTAAACTTGGAAACCCATTCAGTAAAGCAAAAAGGTCCATCAAACCACGTGCTCTCGTGCATAGGAACGTACGCAGCCAGCTCACGAACGATGATTACGAgcggattgcatacatttaggcgtcaAGGACGCGGTGCGTTCGTAGCGCTAACGATTCCCAGAGATACAATCGTATTGTTTTCACGTCATTTCTATCGAAATGCAAATCAACTCATTCATAGGAAAATAAAGTTAGCTAATTTCGGAAAAGCTCGTACTCGTCATACCACAAATTGACACTATGGGGTGCGATTCGTGAAACGTTATTTATCAATCACTCACCCGATTATTGACTGCCTTCCGATATCGGCACAAAAACAAGTCACTGTAACGTGttgtttttcctccatttTCTTCCCAAACGTGAGCTACCGATCGACCaatcgatggtggtggtggcgttttGGCAGCAAAGAGCAGGTCATCGGTGTCGCTTCTCGCTCGGTGTTGTTTACCAAGGCGCAACGCTTCAAGGCGCGTCAATATTCGCGTTCCCGCTACGGGCCAATTGATTGAGAGAATCAAATTTCACTTCATGGTAGCATCAGAATACACACAGACATTGTGGGCGATAGATATGTTACGTTTTGCGAAATACCGACTgtaaagttccaagaatcctTTCCATTAATGTGTTTGCTCCTCATCACATGGGTTTGGTAGTCATGTCACGCAGCAGATCGCTTAGAAGTATCGCTTTTTAATACAATCCAACCAATCTCTTTACGTTAAAATGATGTAATATTCCATTCCAAATGTATCGCAATACGCCAATTACGACGTGTTGCGAGAGAGTATTGCTTACTTTTTGCTTCCGTACCCTTTTCCAGGAAGCCAATAAAGCGATGCTTTCACCCAACACACGGTTGCGAAACATATGCTTGAGGTTGGCAACCGCAGCAATAACATTTGCTTATTACATATATTGAAAAAAGGGAGCTTTCTTTGCACATCTTGATGAACTTACATGCTTCAAAAGCGGAAATGTTGGCATTTGATTTAATTGACGTCAAGCGAACAATGATCAAACCACCTTTCTCAATCCCCCACACATCAAAAGTCAAGCTGTtgggacaaacaaaaaagcgaccaAAGTTGCATAACACCCTCCCCCTTTGGAGTACATTGGCCCTGTTTCCTGCGAAAGAAAATACAGCTCTCCCAGAATGATCCCAGTCGGAAATTGGTAAGCTATTGTTGCGAGTACGTACGTTTAATTTATGCTCTTTTGTTAAAAGGACAACATGAAAAAGAGCGGACcaaaggaaagaaacaaatgcACGATGCGGTTTTGGCGAAGGATAATTTCGCCCGTAAAACGCTAGCTCTAACACAATAGACGattgcaacacacacatacaaacactcacacacgagcGATTTGAATAACGATGCAATTTTTTCGCCCATACCCGTTGCTGTTTGGTGCAGAACAAATGGTACAGCAACGGGAGCGCAAATTAAGTGCAATTAGCTATTGTTGGGGCAGCATCCTGTTTTCTAAAATATGCATATTCACCTCTTTgtgatgaaaatggaaattgtGGTGAAATATTTGCGAAtgccttttttatgttgtattCGTGTTGCTGGATGGGAATTTTTGGGGCCGTTCGTGTTTTTAGATATCGATACAGTTCAGTGGCCTTTCGGGTGCTTTGGGAATTTAATTTTCGTTTAGAATGGAACAAAACCGTGTGAGCTGAAAAGCACTAAAAATATAACCCCACCCACCGCACAACGCATCACTCGAACGCGCGACACGTTTGGCGTTAACATCGCATACCGAGAAAGAGATTTGATCAGCGCTTAATGGAGGGAAAGAAACGTTCTTCTTAATATGTGCGACCATATGCCGGTacctaaaaataaacaactgcCAACGGGGAGTGTTGTCGCAGTAGAACATTACATTATAGTGGCTGTAGTAGCAGCGCCCAACGGACGTGTGACGTCAACGCAAGACGTCTACGCGATAGATAACACGTTCTCGCTCGCTGTCAAACAGCCGGGGCGAATGAAATTGATATGTAATCTAGTGCCATtgactactactactactactgctgtgCGCACAGGGTTTGATTTTCTTGCATGTACACAATCCTTGCATTGTGCGAGGGCAATGCAAAGGAACCGCACCGTTAGTAGGCGTTGGTTTTTTGACGAAAGCTTGTCACACAACACGTGTCTCGATATGTTTGCGCAGATATCTTTACCAGAATGCGTGTCGTGTCGTGATTTTCGCAGCTCCCACCGCGGGGATGGAACACAATGgagcacacaaaaccacacactaTGGGGAAGGGGTAAGAGATAGAGGGGAATTTGAGGGAAGACGCACTGACTTTTGAGCCAAGCTGGTTTCCAATCGAACTATGGCACACGGACCGGAGACTCCTTGTTCGCCGTTCGCTCAAGAGCAGCACAAACAAATTGCAAATAAGTTGCCTGTTCGAGCTGCTTGAATGAAGCAGGGAGACAGATctcgctttttcttctttttttaccgcTGTCCCTAGCGATGTTTGCACGGCGAAAAGCTGCTCGCGGAAAAGCCGATAGGGAAATATTGATTCACGCAAAGTCAAGCACGGAAGCTGGCACGGAAAACGTTGAAATAGCACTCGTAATCTGACATAACAACAGCCCAATCCGATTGGGCGAAACGCGTGAATCAGCATCATAAATCGCGTGGAAGAAGAGCATCCTCGTACGGAAGAgctttgtttgtgtgaaagATTCCTCCaatgtttgatattttagctgAGAGTGCTTTAAAAAGGGACGATGGTGCTTTAAGATTTACACGCAAAATCTGTAACATAACTAGCAATAGAGCACAGTTTCTGAACTTATCTTAAATAGCCATCTGAAAATACCGACCCCTCTCCTGACACCTTCACCTTAACCTTAATCCTTTGCAAATACTTCAGGGCTTGTCAAATACCAAGCACTCCGTCGCTTCCCCAACTCTCCCCCTTTGTCCCACATTCGTCACATTCCACGAACAAACGGTTTAACGGTCAGAGGGTTGGAAAATCGTTGCTCAATCTTACCTCCAGTAAGACACTCGACGGTGGCGATTGGCGGCTCAGTTCAAACACTCCAGCTCAACTCTTCTGCACCGTGGAAGTGTTATTGAAATTCCTCGCATTTTCTtcccaaaacaacaaaaaaaacctcccccaTCCCATTCCTCCCTTTTCCATCGGAATCATGATGACGCAGCGCAACTCCCTTCGGGGACGAACAGCACATGATCACAGCGGAACAACAAAACTTCCGGGACCAAAGCCCCACTCCCCATTCTCCACTGCGTGTACTTCCGAAACTGCATGGGAACTCGGACACGGACGGGCGGACTTTATGGGACACGGCATATCGTACCAGGGTCAATAGCAAATTGCCCCTGTAGGTGCAATGATGAGTGCTGGGCGAGCGCGTTCTCATGCCGCGGTTATTGGGGAACGAAGCTGTACGAAGCTTTAAAACTCAATACTCACCACCCAGCACTAGATGCGTCAAACAAATACGTCAGAATCAATATCCGGAACTGtcgggtgtgtatgtgtgtgtggacgtGCCTGGAATTCGCTGCTGCAATCGATCGGGCGGTATCGGGATCGTGAGGTGCGAGTTTTGTTACTTATCTTCCGGATACGGTGCTGATTGAATGTTGCCGTTCCAGTGGGAACCAGTGCCgatttttcgattaaattcaCTGAAGCTTTGGGGAAGCAAAGGGACGAGGAGGGGCTCATATCGGTAAAATGTAGCGATCAGTACCGGTCAGTGAAGGGAGTAAATTAAATTGGCAAAAGTGGGGAATCGTGGTTTCGGGTGCGAAATTTCTGGTGGAAATAGATCACCTTCGTTAAGCTATTTAGATAGTTtagataaatcattccattttAGATTCTTCTTTATTTGTATGCCACTAATATACATTCACACAGCTGTGTCTTAAATACAACGCTATAATATCGGTCAAATCCACTCGGGAGAGCagtgacaaaacaaacatcgcTTAGGACTAGAGCACTGCTTACTCGTACCGCACTGCGCACGGCGGACCACAAAACGGGTTGAAGCTTCCTAATATCACTGATTTATACTTTCGTGGTGCCCCCAGCACCTCTCCACATTCACATCACATCATATCCCATGTCCAAGAATCGATCGTCCAGCGAGTCATCGTCTCTCCCGAGCAACTGCTGCCCATTCACGCCGCCACTACTGTTATTGTTGGTATCGTTGGACGCGACCCTCGATTCCAGACTATCGAACAGACTGTAGGTCGTTGCATCGGCACCGCGCTCCAACAGATCACTGAGCGCATTAATGTACGTCTGTGCCATCTGAAGCGTCTCAAACTTGGACAGCTTGTGATCCGGCCCTAGCGAAGGGACGATCTCACGCAACCGATCGAACGCAACGTTCAGACTGTTCATGCGCTTGCGTTCCCGTGCGTTCGCCGCTAGCCGTCGCTTCTTCAGCACGGTCGGACTCGGTGGTGTGCAGTCCTTCTTACCCGCCGAGATAGATTTGCGCGCCTTGTACAGCCGACGGTGGTCGGTAGTGCGGCTCACCGGGGTAGATATGAAGCTGGCAGTGCACGCCTTCGTCTCAACTGGCCGTCCGTTCCGCGACTCTTCCGGTGGGTAGGGTGAGTTGGGCAGACTTTGCACCGGACAAGGATCAATCGTTCCACCGAGCGTTTGCGCTGGGCCGGATCCAAAGATGTGCAGATCGGAGGAGTCTATCTGTAC
Proteins encoded:
- the LOC120959965 gene encoding basic helix-loop-helix neural transcription factor TAP-like produces the protein MEHYTMMGIDRITTYGHIADSSAAAAAAAVSAAAGVTYLSHYPTPDTSLCRSSYSASSPGTSPSVSGPDLSHTNFGLSFADVMFDGESFVQIDSSDLHIFGSGPAQTLGGTIDPCPVQSLPNSPYPPEESRNGRPVETKACTASFISTPVSRTTDHRRLYKARKSISAGKKDCTPPSPTVLKKRRLAANARERKRMNSLNVAFDRLREIVPSLGPDHKLSKFETLQMAQTYINALSDLLERGADATTYSLFDSLESRVASNDTNNNSSGGVNGQQLLGRDDDSLDDRFLDMGYDVM